In Triticum aestivum cultivar Chinese Spring chromosome 5B, IWGSC CS RefSeq v2.1, whole genome shotgun sequence, the following proteins share a genomic window:
- the LOC123116742 gene encoding protein ALP1-like isoform X1 produces the protein MDPSYCRRSKSEDEFALFVLPTLGEHSYSSRRPMHTSILTGARRVNEILNGHEDLCKRHFRMETDIFQALVQKLRENDRLVDGRDVSVEEQVAIFLYALSKNATNDTLADWFQHSGQTISYYFGEVLSAITELYSVYIRSPSLHPHPILSKEKFYPFFMDCINAIDGTHIPLKLPADEQEPYRNRKQTLSQNVMVACDFDLKFVHVHAGWEGSASDARVLQDALNHGFQVPPGKFYLVDAGYANTPQLLAPYRGTRYHLQEQGRARQRPINYKELFNLRHAQLRNHIERIIGILKMRFPILRVASHYSVTKQIDISVASCVLHNFIRLHDGDFSWPENTTVEIDQEQFVDVPSGDHNYHNDIHAFNYSREAGNQK, from the exons ATGGATCCTAGCTACTGTCGCAGATCAAAGAGTGAGGATGAGTTTGCTCTTTTTGTTCTTCCTACTTTAGGAGAACACTCATATTCCTCAAGGAGACCTATGCACACTTCAATACTCACAGGCGCACGGCGTGTAAATGAAATTTTAAATGGACATGAAGACCTATGCAAAAGGCACTTCAGAATGGAGACTGATATATTTCAAGCTTTGGTTCAGAAATTGCGCGAGAATGATCGCCTTGTTGATGGAAGAGATGTCTCAGTAGAAGAACAAGTGGCTATATTTTTGTATGCATTATCTAAGAATGCAACAAATGATACTTTGGCAGATTGGTTTCAGCATAGTGGACAAACAATCAGTTACTATTTTGGTGAAGTGCTCAGTGCAATTACTGAACTCTATTCTGTATACATACGTTCACCTTCCCTACACCCGCATCCAATCTTGAGTAAAGAAAAGTTCTACCCTTTCTTTATG GATTGCATCAACGCTATAGATGGTACACATATTCCATTGAAACTACCTGCTGATGAGCAAGAACCATATCGCAATAGGAAGCAAACATTGTCGCAAAATGTTATGGTAgcatgtgattttgatctgaagtTTGTGCATGTGCATGCTGGTTGGGAGGGATCGGCTTCAGATGCAAGAGTCCTACAGGATGCACTTAACCATGGTTTTCAAGTACCCCCCGGAAAATTTTACCTTGTAGATGCTGGTTATGCAAACACACCACAACTTTTGGCTCCATATCGTGGTACTAGGTACCACTTACAAGAACAAGGAAGAGCTCGCCAAAGGCCAATAAATTACAAGGAATTATTCAACCTACGACATGCACAACTCCGAAATCATATCGAGAGGATTATTGGTATACTAAAAATGAGATTTCCGATATTGAGAGTGGCTTCACATTACTCGGTGACCAAACAAATTGACATATCAGTTGCTAGTTGTGTGCTGCACAATTTCATACGTTTGCATGATGGAGATTTTTCATGGCCTGAGAATACTACTGTGGAGATTGATCAAGAACAATTTGTTGATGTGCCAAGTGGAGACCACAACTATCACAATGATATACATGCTTTTAATTACTCCAGAGAAGCTGGGAATCAAAAATGA
- the LOC123116742 gene encoding protein ALP1-like isoform X2 → MHTSILTGARRVNEILNGHEDLCKRHFRMETDIFQALVQKLRENDRLVDGRDVSVEEQVAIFLYALSKNATNDTLADWFQHSGQTISYYFGEVLSAITELYSVYIRSPSLHPHPILSKEKFYPFFMDCINAIDGTHIPLKLPADEQEPYRNRKQTLSQNVMVACDFDLKFVHVHAGWEGSASDARVLQDALNHGFQVPPGKFYLVDAGYANTPQLLAPYRGTRYHLQEQGRARQRPINYKELFNLRHAQLRNHIERIIGILKMRFPILRVASHYSVTKQIDISVASCVLHNFIRLHDGDFSWPENTTVEIDQEQFVDVPSGDHNYHNDIHAFNYSREAGNQK, encoded by the exons ATGCACACTTCAATACTCACAGGCGCACGGCGTGTAAATGAAATTTTAAATGGACATGAAGACCTATGCAAAAGGCACTTCAGAATGGAGACTGATATATTTCAAGCTTTGGTTCAGAAATTGCGCGAGAATGATCGCCTTGTTGATGGAAGAGATGTCTCAGTAGAAGAACAAGTGGCTATATTTTTGTATGCATTATCTAAGAATGCAACAAATGATACTTTGGCAGATTGGTTTCAGCATAGTGGACAAACAATCAGTTACTATTTTGGTGAAGTGCTCAGTGCAATTACTGAACTCTATTCTGTATACATACGTTCACCTTCCCTACACCCGCATCCAATCTTGAGTAAAGAAAAGTTCTACCCTTTCTTTATG GATTGCATCAACGCTATAGATGGTACACATATTCCATTGAAACTACCTGCTGATGAGCAAGAACCATATCGCAATAGGAAGCAAACATTGTCGCAAAATGTTATGGTAgcatgtgattttgatctgaagtTTGTGCATGTGCATGCTGGTTGGGAGGGATCGGCTTCAGATGCAAGAGTCCTACAGGATGCACTTAACCATGGTTTTCAAGTACCCCCCGGAAAATTTTACCTTGTAGATGCTGGTTATGCAAACACACCACAACTTTTGGCTCCATATCGTGGTACTAGGTACCACTTACAAGAACAAGGAAGAGCTCGCCAAAGGCCAATAAATTACAAGGAATTATTCAACCTACGACATGCACAACTCCGAAATCATATCGAGAGGATTATTGGTATACTAAAAATGAGATTTCCGATATTGAGAGTGGCTTCACATTACTCGGTGACCAAACAAATTGACATATCAGTTGCTAGTTGTGTGCTGCACAATTTCATACGTTTGCATGATGGAGATTTTTCATGGCCTGAGAATACTACTGTGGAGATTGATCAAGAACAATTTGTTGATGTGCCAAGTGGAGACCACAACTATCACAATGATATACATGCTTTTAATTACTCCAGAGAAGCTGGGAATCAAAAATGA
- the LOC123114958 gene encoding uncharacterized protein At2g29880-like has product MADRRCLSERQGHHLQSNGAIDLEVDGGTTGLHPEIGITKGNSRAKWSHQMKLYLIKLLKDHDVPGFRTQNAWSKEAWNNILHQLNQKFDQSFTLNQVKQKEQDLKRDYHTVKKLLDVSGFGWDKDRKMVDAPDSVWASFTARTNSKDALQWKERSFPFYEELAPLYEDDFNIIFTIPL; this is encoded by the exons ATGGCTGATCGACGTTGCTTGTCTGAGCGACAAGGCCATCATCTGCAATCAAATGGTGCAATTGATCTTGAAGTTGATGGTGGGACTACAGGTCTTCATCCAGAAATAG GAATCACAAAAGGTAACTCTCGAGCCAAATGGAGTCACCAAATGAAGCTGTACCTTATTAAACTCCTAAAAGATCACGATGTGCCTGGTTTTCGGACACAGAATGCTTGGAGCAAGGAGGCATGGAATAATATTCTTCATCAACTCAATCAAAAGTTTGATCAGTCATTTACTCTCAACCAAGTCAAACAGAAGGAGCAAGATCTGAAGAGAGACTATCATACTGTGAAAAAGTTGTTGGATGTAAGTGGCTTTGGATGGGATAAGGACAGAAAAATGGTAGACGCACCTGATAGTGTTTGGGCAAGCTTTACTGCTCGTACGAACAGCAAGGATGCTCTCCAATGGAAAGAAAGATCATTTCCCTTTTATGAAGAATTAGCTCCACTCTATGAAGATGACTTCAACATAATATTCACAATTCCATTGTAA
- the LOC123112923 gene encoding uncharacterized protein isoform X1 has protein sequence MTPTEGSSMANRAAVGDGQEEKIWISRRPMSWLPPHAPHDCGDPPPKSVVLDTVVYADDRTNASTAEGFTSSGDAIRLTFWPAHPPLISYFTIHLPTLLPDGSATSLILLPRLVRTDGDLALFRVMIGSSYIDPDHNNYVIYRAGVNKLEVLPTHPTRLFADCSVALLRCPDDGRFLVANLRSTFDLGQYALDLFDSRSGTWITRSMCTEPPHEDGHYRIPTKVIALGGDRGSVGWVDLWNGILIGDLLPGGDGNDNNVLRFIRLPVLLAPNKMTPGCLSCDQDVSVGRDGSIKYSEVWAHPVPGSPTYISEDWGAAILTWLESKKKWHIDLKLKASDIIVDETHSQLLPQHDVKATTKNATLSRLHTGHPVLSLHDDDVVYIMAKVYHMDDDLWMLAVDMRNKTLKGVAALTSKRSWGFRFIYLQSDLSSHLVPTSENTEVFNRPPKSKRKKNPSKTAKQQPGKTLANSCRVEQEEQELRILEPRVITIQPPSVPKEDSVGILPPGQGSDVPEGIGAASANVSAPRSFTLEVKNDGAGDANEQTKETSASNATGLTSLGPLSPSDEGAVLNNDLIEKTDGYLSDEHSFEHNQNADSNGDMSTTAYQLEDLTIHEENRPKPSDDNPAVIIPGHLQVSNADFAHLTFGSFVSGTLDASCSMMPANTPAMPPFRELDPAFSLLLTNPPLATMVHGTPQSSVNNATVSSHPQENVNQGGLSNPQLTHSQRSTGIAPGPPLPHHLAALHPYAQGGLPLGYENMIGYPSLPQSYAYLPPAAYQQAYMNSGLFHQGAAAAPNSGVKYPMPQYKSNVPLGSLPQPATMLSNYLGGSGTANGMPQNFALNQSNPSATTAPGFDGAMPSQYKDGNPYMSLQQGENPAMWMHGAGSRGMPPLAANPLYGYQGQQGYQGQQGHQGGLRQGQMPSQYGTTLGQSQPGLGPEHRNPSDGNLSAAAAAQANQMWPNGY, from the exons ATGACTCCGACTGAGGGATCTTCCATGGCCAATCGTGCTGCAGTCGGTGACGGCCAAGAGGAGAAGATATGGATCTCCCGCCGCCCCATGTCCTGGCTACCTCCGCACGCCCCCCACGACTGCGGCGATCCTCCCCCAAAGTCGGTCGTCCTCGACACCGTCGTCTACGCCGACGACCGCACCAACGCCTCCACCGCCGAGGGCTTCACCAGCAGCGGCGACGCCATCCGCCTCACCTTCTGGCCCGCGCATCCGCCGCTCATCTCCTACTTCACCATCCACCTACCCACCCTCCTCCCGGACGGATCCGCCACCTCGCTCATCCTTCTGCCACGCCTTGTCCGCACCGACGGCGACCTCGCCCTCTTCCGCGTCATGATCGGCTCTTCATACATCGACCCGGACCACAACAACTACGTCATCTACCGTGCCGGCGTCAACAAGCTTGAGGTGCTCCCCACCCACCCCACCCGCTTGTTCGCCGACTGTTCAGTTGCTCTCCTGCGCTGCCCCGACGACGGCAGGTTCTTGGTCGCCAATCTCCGTTCAACTTTCGACCTTGGGCAGTACGCCCTCGACCTGTTTGACTCCCGGTCAGGCACATGGATCACCAGGTCCATGTGTACAGAACCTCCACACGAGGACGGCCACTACCGCATTCCGACCAAGGTGATCGCCCTTGGTGGCGATCGCGGTTCAGTCGGCTGGGTCGACCTATGGAATGGCATCCTCATCGGTGATCTGCTCCCCGGCGGCGACGGCAATGACAACAACGTCCTCCGCTTCATCCGTTTGCCCGTGCTTTTGGCGCCCAACAAGATGACCCCGGGCTGTTTGTCCTGTGACCAGGACGTCTCTGTCGGCAGAGACGGCTCCATCAAATACTCAGAGGTGTGGGCTCATCCTGTCCCTGGCTCACCGACCTACATCTCCGAGGACTGGGGTGCTGCCATACTGACATGGCTGGAGTCCAAGAAGAAGTGGCACATCGACCTCAAGCTCAAAGCCTCGGACATCATCGTGGACGAGACTCACTCCCAGTTGCTTCCTCAGCATGATGTCAAGGCCACAACGAAGAATGCAACCTTGAGCAGACTTCACACAGGGCATCCTGTTCTCAGCTtgcatgatgatgatgttgtttacatCATGGCCAAGGTTTACCACATGGACGACGACTTGTGGATGCTTGCTGTTGACATGAGGAACAAGACTCTGAAAGGAGTGGCTGCTCTCACCAGTAAAAGAAGCTGGGGTTTTAGATTCATCTACCTGCAAAGTGACCTCTCCAGCCATCTGGTGCCCACAAGCGAAAACACCGAGGTCTTCAACCGTCCGCCCAAAAGCAAAAG AAAGAAGAATCCTTCTAAAACTGCCAAGCAACAACCTGGGAAGACTCTTGCTAACAGCTGTCGTGTGGAACAAGAAGAACAGGAGCTGAGGATACTCGAGCCTCGAGTTATTACTATTCAGCCCCCCTCTGTACCTAAGGAGGACTCTGTTGGCATATTACCTCCAGGACAGGGGTCTGATGTGCCAGAAGGCATTGGTGCTGCTTCCGCAAATGTGAGTGCACCAAGATCATTTACCCTGGAGGTCAAGAATGACGGCGCTGGAGATGCCAACGAGCAAACTAAGGAGACAAGTGCAAGCAATGCCACTGGCCTAACATCTCTAGGACCATTATCCCCGTCTGATGAAGGCGCGGTCTTGAATAATGACTTGATAGAGAAAACAGATGGCTATCTCTCTGATGAACATTCATTTGAACACAACCAAA ATGCAGATTCAAATGGTGATATGTCTACTACAGCGTATCAGTTGGAAGACTTGACCATACATGAGGAAAACAGACCAAAACCATCTGATGATAACCCAGCTGTAATAATCCCAGGCCACCTTCAGGTTTCCAATGCTGATTTTGCGCACTTGACATTCGGTAGTTTTGTGTCTGGGACACTCGATGCATCATGCTCCATGATGCCTGCCAATACACCAGCAATGCCGCCTTTCCGTGAGTTGGATCCAGCATTCTCACTGCTGCTTACTAACCCTCCATTGGCTACAATGGTTCATGGTACACCACAATCGTCCGTGAACAATGCAACTGTTTCTTCACATCCTCAAGAG AATGTTAACCAAGGTGGTTTATCCAACCCACAGTTGACCCACTCTCAGAGAAGCACCGGCATTGCCCCAGGTCCTCCTCTGCCTCACCATCTTGCTGCCCTTCATCCTTATGCTCAAGGAGGGCTTCCCCTTGGATATGAAAACATGATCGGATACCCATCTTTGCCGCAAAGCTATGCGTATCTCCCGCCTGCTGCCTATCAGCAAGCATACATGAACAGTGGTCTATTCCACCAAGGCGCAGCTGCAGCTCCCAACTCGGGCGTAAAATACCCAATGCCACAATACAAGAGCAATGTTCCTCTTGGGAGCCTTCCACAGCCAGCCACGATGCTCTCCAACTACCTTGGAGGTTCCGGAACTGCAAATGGCATGCCTCAAAACTTTGCCCTGAACCAAAGCAATCCGTCGGCAACCACAGCTCCTGGGTTTGATGGAGCAATGCCCTCCCAATACAAGGATGGAAACCCCTACATGTCTCTACAGCAG GGCGAGAACCCTGCAATGTGGATGCATGGAGCTGGTTCGCGAGGAATGCCGCCTCTTGCGGCCAACCCCTTGTATGGCTATCAAGGGCAGCAGGGCTACCAGGGGCAGCAGGGCCACCAGGGCGGCCTTAGGCAGGGGCAGATGCCGTCGCAGTACGGCACAACGCTCGGGCAGTCGCAGCCAGGCCTAGGACCCGAACACCGAAACCCCAGCGACGGAAACTtgagtgccgccgccgccgcccaggctAACCAAATGTGGCCGAATGGCTACTGA
- the LOC123112923 gene encoding uncharacterized protein isoform X2 translates to MTPTEGSSMANRAAVGDGQEEKIWISRRPMSWLPPHAPHDCGDPPPKSVVLDTVVYADDRTNASTAEGFTSSGDAIRLTFWPAHPPLISYFTIHLPTLLPDGSATSLILLPRLVRTDGDLALFRVMIGSSYIDPDHNNYVIYRAGVNKLEVLPTHPTRLFADCSVALLRCPDDGRFLVANLRSTFDLGQYALDLFDSRSGTWITRSMCTEPPHEDGHYRIPTKVIALGGDRGSVGWVDLWNGILIGDLLPGGDGNDNNVLRFIRLPVLLAPNKMTPGCLSCDQDVSVGRDGSIKYSEVWAHPVPGSPTYISEDWGAAILTWLESKKKWHIDLKLKASDIIVDETHSQLLPQHDVKATTKNATLSRLHTGHPVLSLHDDDVVYIMAKVYHMDDDLWMLAVDMRNKTLKGVAALTSKRSWGFRFIYLQSDLSSHLVPTSENTEVFNRPPKSKRKKNPSKTAKQQPGKTLANSCRVEQEEQELRILEPRVITIQPPSVPKEDSVGILPPGQGSDVPEGIGAASANVSAPRSFTLEVKNDGAGDANEQTKETSASNATGLTSLGPLSPSDEGAVLNNDLIEKTDGYLSDEHSFEHNQNSNGDMSTTAYQLEDLTIHEENRPKPSDDNPAVIIPGHLQVSNADFAHLTFGSFVSGTLDASCSMMPANTPAMPPFRELDPAFSLLLTNPPLATMVHGTPQSSVNNATVSSHPQENVNQGGLSNPQLTHSQRSTGIAPGPPLPHHLAALHPYAQGGLPLGYENMIGYPSLPQSYAYLPPAAYQQAYMNSGLFHQGAAAAPNSGVKYPMPQYKSNVPLGSLPQPATMLSNYLGGSGTANGMPQNFALNQSNPSATTAPGFDGAMPSQYKDGNPYMSLQQGENPAMWMHGAGSRGMPPLAANPLYGYQGQQGYQGQQGHQGGLRQGQMPSQYGTTLGQSQPGLGPEHRNPSDGNLSAAAAAQANQMWPNGY, encoded by the exons ATGACTCCGACTGAGGGATCTTCCATGGCCAATCGTGCTGCAGTCGGTGACGGCCAAGAGGAGAAGATATGGATCTCCCGCCGCCCCATGTCCTGGCTACCTCCGCACGCCCCCCACGACTGCGGCGATCCTCCCCCAAAGTCGGTCGTCCTCGACACCGTCGTCTACGCCGACGACCGCACCAACGCCTCCACCGCCGAGGGCTTCACCAGCAGCGGCGACGCCATCCGCCTCACCTTCTGGCCCGCGCATCCGCCGCTCATCTCCTACTTCACCATCCACCTACCCACCCTCCTCCCGGACGGATCCGCCACCTCGCTCATCCTTCTGCCACGCCTTGTCCGCACCGACGGCGACCTCGCCCTCTTCCGCGTCATGATCGGCTCTTCATACATCGACCCGGACCACAACAACTACGTCATCTACCGTGCCGGCGTCAACAAGCTTGAGGTGCTCCCCACCCACCCCACCCGCTTGTTCGCCGACTGTTCAGTTGCTCTCCTGCGCTGCCCCGACGACGGCAGGTTCTTGGTCGCCAATCTCCGTTCAACTTTCGACCTTGGGCAGTACGCCCTCGACCTGTTTGACTCCCGGTCAGGCACATGGATCACCAGGTCCATGTGTACAGAACCTCCACACGAGGACGGCCACTACCGCATTCCGACCAAGGTGATCGCCCTTGGTGGCGATCGCGGTTCAGTCGGCTGGGTCGACCTATGGAATGGCATCCTCATCGGTGATCTGCTCCCCGGCGGCGACGGCAATGACAACAACGTCCTCCGCTTCATCCGTTTGCCCGTGCTTTTGGCGCCCAACAAGATGACCCCGGGCTGTTTGTCCTGTGACCAGGACGTCTCTGTCGGCAGAGACGGCTCCATCAAATACTCAGAGGTGTGGGCTCATCCTGTCCCTGGCTCACCGACCTACATCTCCGAGGACTGGGGTGCTGCCATACTGACATGGCTGGAGTCCAAGAAGAAGTGGCACATCGACCTCAAGCTCAAAGCCTCGGACATCATCGTGGACGAGACTCACTCCCAGTTGCTTCCTCAGCATGATGTCAAGGCCACAACGAAGAATGCAACCTTGAGCAGACTTCACACAGGGCATCCTGTTCTCAGCTtgcatgatgatgatgttgtttacatCATGGCCAAGGTTTACCACATGGACGACGACTTGTGGATGCTTGCTGTTGACATGAGGAACAAGACTCTGAAAGGAGTGGCTGCTCTCACCAGTAAAAGAAGCTGGGGTTTTAGATTCATCTACCTGCAAAGTGACCTCTCCAGCCATCTGGTGCCCACAAGCGAAAACACCGAGGTCTTCAACCGTCCGCCCAAAAGCAAAAG AAAGAAGAATCCTTCTAAAACTGCCAAGCAACAACCTGGGAAGACTCTTGCTAACAGCTGTCGTGTGGAACAAGAAGAACAGGAGCTGAGGATACTCGAGCCTCGAGTTATTACTATTCAGCCCCCCTCTGTACCTAAGGAGGACTCTGTTGGCATATTACCTCCAGGACAGGGGTCTGATGTGCCAGAAGGCATTGGTGCTGCTTCCGCAAATGTGAGTGCACCAAGATCATTTACCCTGGAGGTCAAGAATGACGGCGCTGGAGATGCCAACGAGCAAACTAAGGAGACAAGTGCAAGCAATGCCACTGGCCTAACATCTCTAGGACCATTATCCCCGTCTGATGAAGGCGCGGTCTTGAATAATGACTTGATAGAGAAAACAGATGGCTATCTCTCTGATGAACATTCATTTGAACACAACCAAA ATTCAAATGGTGATATGTCTACTACAGCGTATCAGTTGGAAGACTTGACCATACATGAGGAAAACAGACCAAAACCATCTGATGATAACCCAGCTGTAATAATCCCAGGCCACCTTCAGGTTTCCAATGCTGATTTTGCGCACTTGACATTCGGTAGTTTTGTGTCTGGGACACTCGATGCATCATGCTCCATGATGCCTGCCAATACACCAGCAATGCCGCCTTTCCGTGAGTTGGATCCAGCATTCTCACTGCTGCTTACTAACCCTCCATTGGCTACAATGGTTCATGGTACACCACAATCGTCCGTGAACAATGCAACTGTTTCTTCACATCCTCAAGAG AATGTTAACCAAGGTGGTTTATCCAACCCACAGTTGACCCACTCTCAGAGAAGCACCGGCATTGCCCCAGGTCCTCCTCTGCCTCACCATCTTGCTGCCCTTCATCCTTATGCTCAAGGAGGGCTTCCCCTTGGATATGAAAACATGATCGGATACCCATCTTTGCCGCAAAGCTATGCGTATCTCCCGCCTGCTGCCTATCAGCAAGCATACATGAACAGTGGTCTATTCCACCAAGGCGCAGCTGCAGCTCCCAACTCGGGCGTAAAATACCCAATGCCACAATACAAGAGCAATGTTCCTCTTGGGAGCCTTCCACAGCCAGCCACGATGCTCTCCAACTACCTTGGAGGTTCCGGAACTGCAAATGGCATGCCTCAAAACTTTGCCCTGAACCAAAGCAATCCGTCGGCAACCACAGCTCCTGGGTTTGATGGAGCAATGCCCTCCCAATACAAGGATGGAAACCCCTACATGTCTCTACAGCAG GGCGAGAACCCTGCAATGTGGATGCATGGAGCTGGTTCGCGAGGAATGCCGCCTCTTGCGGCCAACCCCTTGTATGGCTATCAAGGGCAGCAGGGCTACCAGGGGCAGCAGGGCCACCAGGGCGGCCTTAGGCAGGGGCAGATGCCGTCGCAGTACGGCACAACGCTCGGGCAGTCGCAGCCAGGCCTAGGACCCGAACACCGAAACCCCAGCGACGGAAACTtgagtgccgccgccgccgcccaggctAACCAAATGTGGCCGAATGGCTACTGA